One window from the genome of Bacillus tianshenii encodes:
- a CDS encoding TIGR02206 family membrane protein, with protein sequence MVYLNQTDYPFELFSPAHLFMLGATFLLLCWMYLFRERIRRKYKRPFVIVLILLLVLSEVTFHLLFLWNDCWDAAIHLPFQLSSISLYLCTFMLITKNYRLFEVSFFVSMTSASLAIVTPELFYGFPHLRFFQFFSAHIAVILACFYMVWIERFRPTFRSVIRAFVSLNGIAVVVFSVNQLLGSNYMFLARKPSNASPMDYLGPYPWYLLSLEGIAFSLFTLIFFIVKWSEKRKNSLKQ encoded by the coding sequence ATGGTTTATCTTAATCAAACTGATTACCCATTTGAATTATTCTCGCCGGCACATCTTTTTATGCTTGGGGCGACGTTTCTTTTATTGTGCTGGATGTATCTCTTTCGCGAACGGATTCGGCGAAAGTATAAGCGTCCCTTCGTTATTGTGCTCATTCTCTTACTCGTTCTTTCTGAAGTTACCTTTCATTTGTTGTTTTTATGGAATGACTGCTGGGATGCGGCGATTCATTTACCGTTTCAATTAAGCTCGATCTCACTTTACTTATGTACGTTTATGCTCATAACGAAAAACTATCGACTATTTGAAGTCTCTTTTTTTGTAAGTATGACAAGCGCTTCGCTTGCAATTGTGACGCCTGAGCTGTTTTACGGATTCCCGCACCTGCGCTTTTTTCAATTTTTCAGCGCTCATATTGCCGTTATCCTCGCATGCTTTTATATGGTATGGATTGAAAGGTTTCGTCCGACATTCCGCTCTGTCATACGAGCATTTGTAAGTCTGAATGGAATTGCGGTCGTTGTCTTTTCCGTGAATCAATTGCTAGGCTCGAACTATATGTTTCTAGCAAGGAAGCCAAGCAACGCGAGCCCGATGGATTATCTTGGCCCTTATCCATGGTACCTTCTGTCACTAGAAGGAATCGCGTTTTCATTATTTACACTCATCTTTTTCATCGTAAAATGGAGCGAAAAACGAAAAAATTCCCTTAAGCAATGA
- a CDS encoding S-layer homology domain-containing protein, with translation MIKKIFHLLLVFFIVLSYLPQGSFLVKQVDAASTFNGNLSSGDKFYRPIFPHESTWDDMSDGEGNAYGSITNDYTVVYGPSELQEQDSYQRNPSNAGEFNYLKKYINPSTDGQYTIETTSGPGSDTVLFVYEAPFDPSQPLVNLLKANDDKSGSEYLSKISNITLSSSKNYVIVVTGYNAGDTGTVNFSVTGAGSVTDSDSPISTNNAPTSSNGAVGVKEGQPYTFQTSDFSFDDTDDGDTLDHITITTVPSSGTLSNDTNSLSNGDTVSKADLDAGKLKYLSGDIDSSFEFKVNDGTDDSADTYTMTLNVNAQPTVTISTTESNPTNVNPIDFTIEFSESVTDFDQSDVSVTNGTVNSVTGSVTTYTANVSPGADGDVKVNVAAGVATDVDGLPNKAATEFSLTFDGTAPTATVSYDETDPTNGDVIATLNPSESVTVTNNSGANTHTFPANGTFTFEFEDAAGNTGSATATVNNIDKTAPVVTGVTEGGVYNSDKVITFNEGTATLNGSSFSSGDTVSVEQAHTLVVTDDAGNSTTVNFTIDKTAPTATVSIAAIMNTDQTKAKIGDMVMLFIQSNEDIQVPTVTLAGKTVTASPDTGSNPLQTWNVMYNMQAGDPEGLVSVVVDFKDLAGNAAPTITAPTDGTSVTFDGTLPTATSVTMKSNNADPTIAKVGDTVTIDFVTSEAVQTPTATIVGKTAAVSDKGDSDPTTWQATYMMQNGDQEGAVAFTLDYNDLVGNAGTQVTSLTTGTPVVFDETPPTADVTMKSNNSNSAYAKVGDTVTLEVVADEAITPPTITIAGQSVTLTDNGDGDPTTWKGTYMMQASDAEGSVPFTLDMTDLFGNAATQVTAVTSGSAVTFDKEVPTATSVKISSNHTDTTNAKIGDTITLDIIVDEAIQQPTVTIAGNTATVTQGADATKWQATYDMQNSDTDGNVSFTLSYQDLAGNAGTAASTTTDTSSVLFDGTIPTATTVTMSSSNADPAIAKAGDTITIDFVTSEPVQTPQVKIVGENATVTQGVDATTWQATYTLKSGDQEGPVAFTLDFNDVIGNAGTQVTSLTTGTPVIFDETAPTATVTMSSDNSNSSYAKVGDTVTLDIVTSETIQTPTITIATQSVTPTDAGDSDPKTWQATYMMQASDTEGLVPFAFDMTDVVGNVGTQVTAVTSGSAVTFDQTAPTAPTVTMSSDNTDSAQAKIGDTITLEIETSEDVQQPTVMIAGNTATVTDKGDSDATTWQATYVVKSGDQEGSASLTVDFQDLAGNPASQVTGVTSGSVVTIDSLAPVVTGVTDGGVYSSDVTVIFNEGTGKLDGNSFSAGDSVSADGDYTLVVTDAAGNETTVDFTIDKTAPEATAVTMSSSNAITTKAKPGDTITLTIAVDEAIQSPTVTIAGNTATVTDAGDSDDTTWQATYDMQETDSEGTINFTLDFQDLAGNAVSDQVTAVTSGSAVTFDKTPPTVTGVADGGAYNTDVTISFIEGTATLDGNSFTDGTTVTDEGSYEFVATDDVGNEAKINFTIDKTPPVITGVTEGETYDDNVTISFNEGTAKLNGVAFVNHSEVTQDGTYEIVVTDAAGNEARVSFTVDKPDPPAPPADTVPPTISLTASQPENGVVTVTAAVDGTGSEVSAVKWEKGAPSLLFFATGGTPLAANKFTVTENGTYTVYAQDAAGNEAMKTITISSIVENKAPEITQPIADQELAIQMSTTLNLSNYFTDEGSITYTVSGSDASVVTNSVNGSALKLTALKKGNAQITVTATDEEGLQTSISFKVKVVEEQIIANLSVSPGALQPAFTPATKHYEMTVANEVETINLSIATNVEEAEVSVNGKAVNGSTALSLQEGVNPITVKATANNQTEVYTILVTREAKKLESISIQHPTNGAQLMNSKPTFYGSTVNGSLLTVLLDGKNVGKISVGMDGKWSYTPAAKLADGQHTLQLQGAGQGEEGIFSETVSFTINTAQTLELNASPRAIVGDGQATTTITAVLKKADGTAVAGEQISFSASAGTLASTTVTTDASGTAKTTLTAPQLQNTKPLKEVVTASVTANGQPLQNSVIIEFMPASVEGIVKDQTTGQPAKGAVVEFAEDFNGDGVIDFEASFTTGEDGRYKVYVPRGNWTYRPTITIPMNINGKEVMVKTKQKADVGELDDVGKEVKSNKGISGLLLMTDKKDGTPKSVQDVLSTAGKVTTSLRTKDGQEVEGIEADENGDFNVTDIPPGEYAVTYQVEAPDGTKLAGKTAVIKVQEDGELSVSITLIDPYGIVTDEKTGEPIEGVKMSLYWSDTDVNKQHGRTPHELVVLPELPDFPPNKNHVPQITTADGEYAWMVIPDGDYYLVAEKDGYHTFDSRNDKREEVIPTDSWIKDGIIHVGTSIVEYDLVMRPLNWTPPTDDNDSGSGGSGGSSGGGGSSGGGSAPSKPAKPEEPEEEPDVEGTHERYMQGYPDGNFKPEDAVTRAQMATMLARNVGILENVPKLYNDVPQSYWAYNEIATVKQFELMVGNEAGTFNPEQPITRAQMAAIAYRWLQRECEQCQEMKAAPKRYTDVSAAHWAYEEIHVIRDFNVMNGGVDGLFRPEEKLTRAQAAKVLNRLFKRGPLHGELQPTFTDVAPTHWAFREIEEAARTHTFIIDDAGHEHVVEETR, from the coding sequence ATGATAAAGAAAATATTTCACTTATTGTTGGTTTTTTTTATTGTGTTGAGTTATCTTCCACAAGGGAGTTTTTTAGTTAAACAGGTGGATGCCGCAAGCACATTTAATGGCAACTTATCAAGTGGTGATAAATTCTATAGACCTATATTTCCGCATGAATCGACTTGGGACGATATGTCCGATGGTGAGGGTAATGCATATGGGTCAATAACAAATGACTATACGGTTGTTTATGGGCCAAGTGAATTACAAGAACAGGATTCATACCAACGCAACCCTAGCAATGCTGGTGAGTTCAATTACCTTAAAAAATATATAAACCCAAGTACGGACGGTCAATATACAATTGAGACTACTTCTGGTCCGGGTAGCGATACGGTTTTATTTGTTTATGAAGCTCCCTTTGACCCAAGTCAACCTTTGGTAAATCTATTAAAAGCTAATGACGATAAATCGGGGTCTGAATATCTTTCTAAAATTTCCAATATTACCTTATCATCTAGTAAAAATTATGTAATTGTTGTAACTGGTTATAATGCAGGAGATACAGGAACTGTAAATTTTAGTGTAACAGGTGCAGGGAGTGTAACAGATTCAGATAGTCCGATATCGACAAACAATGCCCCAACCTCAAGCAATGGAGCAGTAGGTGTAAAGGAAGGGCAACCGTACACGTTCCAAACATCTGATTTTTCTTTTGACGATACTGATGATGGAGATACACTCGATCACATAACGATTACAACTGTACCTAGTAGTGGAACACTTTCTAATGATACAAATTCACTTTCTAATGGGGACACAGTAAGTAAAGCAGATTTAGATGCAGGTAAGCTTAAATATTTATCAGGCGATATCGATTCTTCCTTCGAATTTAAAGTAAATGATGGAACGGATGATAGTGCAGATACCTATACGATGACGCTGAATGTTAATGCTCAGCCGACGGTGACGATTTCAACTACTGAATCTAATCCTACGAATGTGAATCCAATTGATTTTACCATTGAATTCAGTGAGTCGGTGACAGACTTTGACCAATCAGATGTATCAGTTACAAATGGAACGGTGAACAGTGTAACGGGAAGTGTAACGACTTACACGGCAAACGTTTCTCCTGGTGCTGATGGTGATGTAAAAGTTAATGTCGCAGCAGGTGTTGCAACGGATGTGGATGGTTTGCCAAACAAAGCAGCAACTGAGTTTTCTCTTACTTTTGACGGCACAGCACCGACTGCAACGGTTAGCTACGATGAAACAGACCCTACAAATGGTGATGTTATCGCGACGCTAAACCCGAGTGAATCGGTAACAGTGACAAATAATAGTGGCGCAAACACTCATACGTTTCCAGCGAATGGCACATTCACGTTTGAATTTGAAGATGCAGCAGGAAATACAGGAAGTGCGACTGCGACAGTCAATAACATTGATAAGACGGCTCCTGTCGTAACAGGCGTAACGGAGGGCGGAGTCTATAACAGCGACAAGGTCATTACGTTTAATGAAGGAACTGCAACGCTAAATGGTAGTTCATTTTCAAGTGGTGATACTGTCAGTGTAGAACAGGCTCATACGCTAGTTGTCACAGATGATGCAGGCAATAGCACGACTGTGAATTTTACGATTGATAAAACAGCGCCGACCGCAACAGTTTCAATAGCTGCAATCATGAATACGGATCAAACAAAAGCTAAGATTGGCGATATGGTTATGCTATTTATTCAATCGAACGAAGATATTCAAGTTCCGACTGTAACATTAGCAGGTAAAACAGTTACAGCATCACCTGACACGGGCAGTAACCCCCTTCAGACATGGAATGTGATGTACAATATGCAAGCTGGAGATCCAGAAGGTCTGGTTAGTGTTGTAGTAGATTTCAAAGATTTAGCAGGAAATGCTGCTCCAACGATAACAGCACCGACAGATGGAACTTCGGTTACGTTTGATGGCACACTTCCAACGGCCACAAGTGTAACAATGAAATCAAATAATGCAGACCCTACAATCGCAAAAGTCGGCGATACAGTCACAATTGATTTTGTCACAAGTGAAGCGGTGCAAACACCGACTGCTACCATTGTTGGTAAAACTGCCGCAGTCTCAGATAAAGGTGATAGTGACCCGACGACATGGCAAGCAACTTATATGATGCAGAACGGGGATCAAGAAGGTGCTGTGGCATTTACGCTGGATTATAACGACCTAGTAGGAAATGCAGGCACGCAGGTTACTTCGTTAACAACAGGAACGCCGGTTGTTTTTGATGAAACGCCGCCGACTGCAGACGTGACGATGAAGTCAAATAACAGCAATTCTGCATATGCGAAGGTGGGTGACACAGTCACACTTGAAGTAGTCGCGGATGAAGCGATTACCCCGCCGACGATTACAATTGCTGGTCAAAGTGTCACACTCACAGACAATGGTGATGGAGACCCGACAACGTGGAAGGGAACCTATATGATGCAGGCTAGTGATGCAGAAGGTTCTGTGCCGTTTACGTTAGATATGACAGATCTATTCGGAAATGCAGCAACACAGGTCACAGCTGTAACAAGTGGCTCAGCAGTAACGTTTGATAAAGAAGTACCAACCGCAACCTCTGTAAAAATTTCTTCTAATCATACTGACACTACAAATGCAAAAATAGGCGATACCATTACGTTAGATATTATAGTAGATGAAGCTATCCAACAGCCAACGGTCACGATTGCGGGGAATACGGCAACAGTTACCCAAGGTGCGGATGCAACCAAATGGCAAGCAACCTATGACATGCAAAATAGCGATACTGATGGCAATGTTAGTTTTACATTGAGTTATCAGGATTTAGCTGGAAATGCAGGCACAGCCGCATCTACTACAACAGATACAAGTTCAGTGTTGTTTGACGGAACGATTCCAACCGCTACCACAGTGACGATGAGTTCTAGTAATGCAGATCCAGCAATCGCTAAAGCAGGCGACACGATTACGATTGATTTTGTCACAAGTGAGCCTGTGCAAACACCACAAGTTAAAATTGTTGGAGAAAATGCAACGGTAACGCAGGGTGTAGACGCAACAACGTGGCAAGCAACTTATACGCTAAAATCTGGTGATCAAGAAGGCCCTGTAGCATTTACGCTGGATTTTAATGACGTAATAGGGAATGCAGGCACGCAGGTTACATCATTAACAACAGGAACGCCGGTTATTTTTGATGAAACAGCACCTACCGCAACAGTGACGATGAGTTCAGATAACAGCAACTCGAGTTATGCGAAGGTTGGGGATACGGTTACGCTTGACATTGTGACAAGCGAAACGATTCAGACACCGACGATAACGATTGCTACTCAGAGCGTTACGCCAACAGATGCTGGTGACAGTGACCCGAAGACGTGGCAAGCAACCTATATGATGCAGGCTAGTGATACAGAAGGCTTAGTTCCGTTTGCATTCGATATGACAGACGTAGTCGGGAATGTGGGAACCCAGGTCACAGCCGTAACAAGCGGTTCAGCTGTTACATTTGATCAAACAGCACCAACAGCTCCAACCGTCACAATGAGCTCAGATAACACGGATTCAGCTCAAGCAAAAATAGGCGATACGATTACGCTTGAGATTGAAACAAGTGAAGATGTCCAACAGCCAACTGTAATGATAGCTGGCAACACGGCAACGGTTACAGATAAAGGTGACAGTGATGCGACGACATGGCAAGCCACATATGTTGTAAAAAGTGGTGACCAAGAAGGTTCTGCAAGCTTGACAGTTGATTTTCAAGATTTGGCAGGAAATCCGGCTTCACAGGTTACAGGCGTAACGTCAGGCTCTGTTGTGACAATTGACAGCCTAGCACCAGTGGTTACAGGCGTAACAGATGGTGGCGTCTATTCTTCAGACGTGACGGTTATATTTAATGAAGGAACTGGGAAATTAGATGGGAATTCGTTTAGTGCTGGTGATTCTGTTAGTGCTGATGGTGATTACACATTAGTCGTGACAGACGCTGCAGGCAATGAGACGACGGTTGATTTTACGATCGACAAGACAGCACCAGAAGCAACAGCAGTGACAATGAGTTCAAGCAATGCGATTACAACAAAAGCAAAGCCTGGAGATACAATCACCCTTACGATTGCGGTGGATGAAGCGATTCAATCTCCGACTGTTACAATTGCAGGAAATACAGCAACCGTAACAGACGCAGGGGATAGTGACGATACGACATGGCAGGCAACCTACGACATGCAAGAAACGGACAGTGAAGGAACGATTAACTTCACGCTCGATTTTCAAGACCTTGCAGGGAATGCCGTTTCAGATCAAGTAACAGCCGTAACGTCAGGAAGTGCAGTTACATTTGATAAAACACCGCCTACTGTAACAGGTGTGGCTGATGGTGGTGCATACAATACAGATGTGACGATAAGCTTTATTGAAGGAACCGCAACATTAGATGGGAATTCATTTACTGATGGAACGACGGTTACGGATGAAGGCAGTTATGAATTCGTTGCAACTGATGATGTCGGTAATGAAGCGAAAATCAATTTTACAATTGATAAAACCCCACCAGTCATTACAGGTGTGACAGAAGGCGAGACTTATGACGACAATGTCACCATTTCCTTTAATGAAGGAACTGCGAAGTTAAATGGGGTTGCTTTTGTCAATCATTCGGAAGTAACGCAAGATGGAACCTACGAAATTGTTGTAACAGATGCAGCAGGCAATGAAGCACGAGTATCCTTTACAGTTGACAAACCAGACCCGCCTGCACCGCCGGCAGACACAGTGCCGCCGACCATTTCATTAACGGCCTCACAGCCTGAAAACGGCGTCGTTACTGTAACGGCAGCAGTCGATGGAACAGGCAGTGAAGTTTCCGCAGTAAAATGGGAAAAAGGAGCGCCTAGTCTCTTATTCTTCGCAACAGGCGGAACACCGCTCGCTGCAAATAAATTTACCGTAACAGAAAACGGCACCTACACCGTGTATGCACAAGACGCGGCAGGTAATGAAGCAATGAAGACAATTACGATTAGTAGTATCGTAGAAAACAAAGCACCAGAAATCACGCAGCCAATCGCTGACCAAGAGCTAGCCATACAAATGAGCACAACACTTAATCTTTCAAACTATTTTACAGATGAAGGAAGCATCACATATACCGTAAGTGGCTCTGATGCGAGTGTTGTAACAAACTCAGTAAATGGTTCTGCTTTAAAACTTACAGCTCTGAAAAAAGGCAACGCGCAAATCACCGTCACAGCCACGGATGAAGAAGGCCTTCAAACGAGCATAAGCTTTAAAGTAAAAGTAGTTGAAGAGCAAATTATTGCAAACCTTTCTGTTTCACCAGGTGCACTACAACCAGCTTTCACACCGGCAACAAAGCACTATGAAATGACGGTAGCGAATGAAGTTGAAACAATCAACCTATCAATTGCTACAAATGTTGAAGAAGCAGAGGTGAGCGTAAACGGAAAAGCCGTGAATGGTTCAACAGCTCTTTCTTTACAAGAAGGCGTTAATCCGATTACGGTCAAAGCAACAGCTAACAACCAGACAGAGGTCTATACAATACTTGTAACAAGAGAAGCTAAGAAGCTCGAAAGCATTAGCATCCAACATCCAACAAACGGAGCACAGCTGATGAATAGTAAACCAACGTTTTACGGCAGTACTGTTAACGGAAGTCTGTTGACGGTGCTTCTAGATGGTAAGAATGTTGGGAAAATCTCAGTTGGAATGGATGGAAAGTGGTCGTATACGCCAGCAGCTAAGCTAGCTGACGGGCAGCATACGCTTCAATTACAAGGAGCAGGTCAAGGGGAAGAAGGAATCTTTTCTGAAACGGTCTCCTTTACGATTAACACAGCGCAAACCTTGGAATTGAATGCATCACCACGTGCTATTGTCGGTGATGGGCAAGCAACGACAACAATTACCGCAGTGTTGAAAAAGGCTGATGGCACTGCTGTAGCAGGTGAGCAGATTTCGTTCTCAGCAAGCGCTGGAACATTAGCAAGCACAACTGTTACGACAGATGCAAGCGGGACAGCGAAAACAACGTTAACCGCACCTCAGCTACAAAACACAAAACCTTTAAAAGAAGTGGTCACAGCTTCGGTCACCGCAAATGGCCAGCCGCTTCAAAACAGCGTCATTATTGAATTCATGCCAGCTTCAGTCGAGGGGATTGTCAAAGACCAAACGACAGGGCAGCCGGCAAAAGGAGCAGTCGTTGAATTTGCGGAAGACTTTAACGGTGATGGTGTGATTGATTTTGAAGCTTCTTTTACAACAGGTGAAGACGGGCGGTACAAGGTGTATGTCCCACGCGGTAACTGGACATATCGTCCGACGATTACGATTCCGATGAACATTAACGGAAAAGAAGTAATGGTGAAAACGAAACAAAAAGCAGACGTCGGCGAGCTTGACGATGTCGGCAAGGAAGTGAAGTCAAACAAAGGAATCAGCGGATTATTGCTGATGACGGATAAGAAAGACGGAACACCGAAATCTGTGCAGGATGTGTTAAGTACAGCAGGAAAAGTGACAACGTCTCTTCGTACGAAAGATGGTCAGGAAGTTGAAGGCATTGAAGCGGATGAAAATGGTGACTTCAATGTAACCGACATTCCGCCAGGTGAATACGCAGTGACATACCAGGTTGAAGCGCCAGATGGCACGAAGCTTGCTGGAAAGACTGCGGTCATCAAAGTGCAAGAAGACGGGGAGCTTTCAGTAAGTATCACCCTCATTGACCCGTACGGTATCGTAACAGATGAGAAAACGGGTGAGCCAATTGAAGGTGTGAAAATGTCTCTGTACTGGTCTGACACAGATGTGAACAAACAGCATGGACGCACACCGCATGAGCTTGTTGTGTTACCGGAATTACCGGACTTTCCGCCAAACAAAAACCATGTTCCGCAAATCACAACGGCTGATGGTGAATACGCATGGATGGTTATCCCGGATGGTGACTACTACTTAGTTGCTGAGAAGGATGGGTACCATACATTCGATAGCCGTAACGATAAGCGTGAAGAAGTGATTCCGACAGACAGCTGGATCAAAGACGGGATCATTCACGTCGGCACAAGTATCGTTGAGTATGACTTAGTGATGCGTCCGTTGAACTGGACACCGCCGACTGATGACAATGATTCTGGAAGCGGAGGTTCAGGCGGCTCGAGTGGCGGCGGAGGTTCAAGCGGAGGGGGCAGTGCACCAAGTAAACCTGCCAAACCAGAAGAACCAGAAGAAGAGCCGGATGTAGAAGGAACGCACGAGCGCTATATGCAAGGCTATCCAGATGGTAACTTCAAGCCAGAGGATGCTGTAACGCGAGCGCAGATGGCAACAATGCTTGCAAGAAATGTAGGCATCTTAGAAAACGTTCCGAAGCTGTATAACGATGTGCCGCAATCTTATTGGGCTTATAACGAAATCGCGACTGTTAAGCAATTTGAGCTGATGGTTGGAAATGAAGCAGGTACTTTTAACCCTGAACAACCGATTACACGTGCACAAATGGCTGCAATTGCATATCGTTGGCTTCAACGAGAGTGCGAACAATGTCAAGAAATGAAGGCAGCGCCGAAACGCTACACTGATGTTTCAGCAGCTCATTGGGCTTATGAAGAAATTCATGTCATTCGTGACTTCAATGTGATGAATGGAGGAGTAGATGGTTTATTCCGTCCAGAGGAAAAGCTGACAAGAGCACAGGCAGCGAAAGTGCTGAACCGTTTATTCAAGCGGGGACCACTGCATGGTGAATTACAGCCGACATTTACAGACGTAGCGCCAACGCATTGGGCTTTCCGAGAAATTGAAGAAGCAGCCCGAACGCATACGTTTATCATTGATGATGCAGGACATGAGCATGTAGTAGAAGAAACACGCTAA
- a CDS encoding sensor domain-containing diguanylate cyclase, with protein sequence MTRKKGIKLRFALSILVIMSVICSAIVGGIVAKSALNNSLKANYLESNYNYAKKLAASTSDLFHYMQQNINALADISSYHSFSQRELDGWKNANEMFFNSLFITDEHGVIQTISPKAVQFKGGAVVQAGIEIKSKPFQKALALKKPFISEPYKATSGQMIVLVSSPIFDKSGVFKGVMAGTVYLESDNAIKNILNEQQLENGSYVYVVNKEGQLVYHPDVSRIAESVAANKVVQQLMQGNSGSAQVVNTQGKEFFSGYIYEENSKWGIVSQTPTSVIEEPLNQLMFRMSIQALPLLLLILVIVWYLANHLTKPINTLAKFSEDATDCNKPSIPLERLDIDSNIYEIRQLCHHIKNHFHLLNKEIEIDGLTGLANRKAFDRIIDDYVEQRTPFALLLLDIDHFKSVNDTYGHLVGDEVLKLLAVNMPTAFREEDVCFRYGGEEFGVLIKDCNEAEACGMAEALRKQVEKMSNPTGEHITISIGVTSFYDDDIHPKAIIERADAALYQSKEKGRNRTTIYKAQSYPAVAAHKR encoded by the coding sequence ATGACTAGAAAAAAGGGAATTAAGCTACGATTTGCACTAAGTATACTCGTTATCATGTCTGTCATATGTTCTGCTATTGTCGGTGGTATTGTAGCCAAGAGTGCGCTCAATAACTCGCTCAAAGCTAATTATCTAGAAAGCAATTATAATTACGCAAAGAAGCTTGCCGCGAGTACAAGTGATTTATTTCATTACATGCAGCAAAATATCAATGCACTTGCGGATATTTCGAGCTACCATTCGTTTAGCCAAAGAGAGTTGGACGGATGGAAAAATGCAAATGAAATGTTTTTTAACTCACTTTTTATTACAGATGAACATGGTGTTATTCAAACGATAAGCCCGAAGGCCGTTCAGTTTAAAGGCGGGGCTGTTGTTCAAGCAGGGATCGAAATTAAATCAAAACCATTTCAGAAAGCGTTAGCGCTGAAAAAGCCGTTTATTTCTGAGCCTTATAAAGCAACCTCTGGGCAAATGATCGTTCTTGTTTCGTCTCCGATCTTTGACAAATCGGGTGTTTTTAAAGGCGTTATGGCTGGAACTGTGTATTTAGAAAGTGATAATGCGATTAAAAACATTCTGAATGAGCAGCAGCTTGAGAACGGTTCGTATGTGTATGTTGTGAATAAGGAAGGTCAGCTCGTGTATCACCCTGATGTGTCACGTATTGCAGAGTCGGTTGCTGCAAATAAAGTTGTTCAGCAGTTAATGCAAGGAAACAGTGGCTCAGCCCAAGTTGTGAATACACAGGGGAAAGAATTCTTCTCTGGCTATATTTATGAAGAAAACAGCAAGTGGGGAATTGTTTCGCAAACGCCGACATCAGTGATTGAAGAGCCGCTGAATCAGCTGATGTTCAGAATGAGCATTCAAGCTCTGCCGTTGTTGCTGTTGATTTTGGTTATCGTTTGGTATCTTGCCAATCATTTAACGAAGCCGATAAATACATTAGCGAAGTTTTCAGAGGATGCGACTGATTGCAATAAGCCATCTATCCCGTTGGAGCGATTGGATATTGACTCGAACATTTATGAAATTCGTCAACTATGTCATCATATAAAAAATCATTTTCATCTATTAAATAAAGAAATCGAAATTGACGGTTTGACAGGGCTTGCAAACCGCAAAGCTTTTGACCGTATTATCGACGATTATGTCGAGCAGCGTACGCCGTTTGCACTTCTTTTACTTGATATCGATCATTTTAAAAGTGTCAATGATACGTACGGTCATTTGGTAGGAGATGAGGTGTTAAAGCTGTTAGCTGTAAACATGCCGACTGCTTTTCGTGAGGAGGATGTTTGTTTCCGTTACGGTGGTGAAGAATTCGGCGTTCTCATCAAAGACTGCAATGAAGCAGAAGCATGTGGAATGGCTGAAGCATTGCGGAAACAGGTTGAAAAAATGTCCAATCCAACAGGTGAGCACATCACCATTTCAATCGGGGTAACATCCTTCTATGACGATGACATTCATCCAAAAGCAATTATTGAACGAGCAGATGCCGCTCTCTATCAATCAAAAGAAAAAGGACGCAACCGCACGACAATTTATAAAGCTCAATCCTACCCGGCAGTTGCAGCACACAAAAGGTAA